From the Fulvia fulva chromosome 2, complete sequence genome, one window contains:
- a CDS encoding DENN domain-containing protein 11, protein MGPHDSPPVAAIFLVIFDQKIGYTTAWKRSLPDIDLDGVEYKSLPSGLHVVKEDLVYFIHGEAYAGISAFVQEEADATQRNANFAAVGALVPLTYGQLGRSWAHAGELQALAREVVKNTSDTRALELFWKQHRSDEAARGDSRPSSQPRSESSSAPEDKTRKRAPSEATLAGLSAGGALPVDHPASHVPAILDTFGPLLFPLHRAALARKRVLLLGTPSVQKHANIVYIASVLSSIAPALAESLPAEAETLLRASALFQVGIHDIDSLANRSNGKGWLACTTDDILGEKKQLYDVLVQLPSVAPHTQQKIWPTLKTSDGRYLKASQRDLGRWTLLKRELRRLQRQTVGFGTDQPIPDPATESDERPLLQRRGTSTALYENTGLEDRDESEAVEAASWGAMAYRGFMWWASAGEASAWENDDAKADEEILFDMPDVGGLFSDGTNGMPPDREGEYSRAAATMVVAYFRRVTEGIMQTMAAVVEQADDDTEEGVQADELQLSEDDMRMMGLDCWSQEDKTFTRDMLKLWFNRDAVVIDQGVRLCGVKIC, encoded by the exons ATGGGACCACACGACAGCCCGCCCGTGGCCGCTATATTTCTTGTCATCTTTGATCAAAAGATCGG CTATACCACCGCCTGGAAACGCAGCCTCCCAGATATCGATCTCGACGGCGTTGAATACAAGAGCTTGCCTTCCGGCCTACACGTCGTTAAAGAGGACTTGGTATACTTCATCCATGGCGAAGCATATGCTGGCATCAGTGCATTCGTACAAGAGGAAGCTGATGCAACACAACGCAATGCGAACTTTGCAGCAGTCGGCGCGCTTGTACCGCTGACTTATGGTCAACTGGGTCGTAGTTGGGCACATGCTGGAGAGCTGCAAGCGTTGGCCAGAGAGGTCGTGAAGAACACATCGGACACGCGAGCATTGGAGTTGTTCTGGAAGCAGCACAGGTCCGATGAGGCAGCCAGAGGAGACTCGCGACCATCCTCACAGCCGCGGAGTGAGAGCTCGAGTGCACCTGAAGACAAGACGCGGAAGCGTGCGCCGTCAGAAGCGACTCTTGCTGGTCTCAGCGCTGGCGGAGCATTGCCTGTCGACCATCCAGCTTCGCATGTGCCGGCGATACTAGACACGTTTGGGCCGTTGCTCTTCCCTCTGCACAGAGCCGCTCTTGCTCGCAAACGTGTGTTGCTGCTTGGAACTCCTTCGGTGCAGAAACATGCGAACATTGTCTATATTGCTTCTGTGCTGTCTAGCATTGCGCCGGCTCTGGCAGAGAGCCTTCCTGCAGAGGCAGAAACGCTCTTGCGCGCCTCGGCTCTCTTTCAGGTTGGCATACACGATATAGATTCGCTAGCTAACAGAAGCAATGGCAAAGGCTGGCTAGCATGTACCACTGACGATATTCTCGGGGAGAAGAAGCAGCTCTACGATGTGCTTGTGCAACTCCCATCTGTTGCACCCCACACTCAACAGAAGATCTGGCCTACGCTGAAGACCTCTGATGGGAGGTATCTAAAAGCATCACAGCGCGATCTGGGACGATGGACGCTGCTAAAGAGAGAGCTTCGACGCCTTCAACGACAGACAGTAGGATTCGGCACCGATCAGCCCATTCCAGACCCTGCAACAGAAAGCGACGAGAGACCGCTCTTGCAGAGGCGAGGGACTAGCACTGCCCTGTATGAGAACACCGGCTTGGAGGATCGCGACGAAAGCGAAGCCGTGGAAGCAGCTTCGTGGGGTGCAATGGCATATCGAGGATTCATGTGGTGGGCATCTGCTGGTGAAGCTAGCGCCTGGGAGAACGACGACGCGAAGGCGGACGAGGAGATTTTGTTTGACATGCCCGATGTCGGTGGGCTGTTTTCTGATGGCACAAACGGCATGCCGCCTGATCGCGAAGGGGAATATTCTCGAGCTGCGGCAACGATGGTCGTTGCATACTTCAGAAGGGTGACCGAGGGTATTATGCAGACCATGGCAGCGGTGGTGGAGCAAGCAGACGATGATACGGAGGAGGGTGTTCAAGCTGATGAGCTGCAGCTTTCTGAGGACGACATGCGAATGATGGGCTTGGACTGTTGGAGCCAGGAGGACAAGACTTTTACTCGAGACATGCTGAAGCTGTGGTTCAACCGAGACGCGGTCGTGATCGACCAAGGTGTAAGATTATGCGGTGTGAAGATATGCTAG